In a genomic window of Diabrotica undecimpunctata isolate CICGRU chromosome 2, icDiaUnde3, whole genome shotgun sequence:
- the Nup133 gene encoding nuclear pore complex protein Nup133: protein MDKSFQSSISVKSPFSPRSRTSLSSKRILPASFRKSSRLSISGKSTQSVQVVLKSTNNYVERFGQSLPVLITEALTFADRNTIVSARISECGYAWVVCGRRLLIWQYRQSISAPGTPQRKHGIVNQCFELQLPQSDLAHRAELVSVFINSGSNNPSCIAVSPEGVLRYWPAIAHEGITVEQTVDLQGQECDSLTNAEGLGCVLATTTCTVVLVQPQIISGRHLLHCKPLKTPSGWLGGISRRMSSLIFGPISSEQSNETRLVRVLSIPNKDSTWTVYVLAGHSLQKWTLSSSENEQLIFMSDLNRTVREKFRITLREKFREVPWDQTEMDTWLMDSQNIDTWLLDIQTDKDNIIILAAAVNMQMSPRVHYAMISFSTNDGTPEIKDFVLLMMTGLYRDDNPSDSLSYRFLICGTSAYLYNSKTITVIRPQEEPDVLEFTSSQDVLLGGSVCINTPVFFSRINGLIAVCGNDQDLMNPSLTSHNLLESSFNETAVVNNLSVYTIDPEELHSAYKDTIGQMKAAFIFHIRNQQSAYQEILSELFPVDSYTLPSINSALDKVVIRMCKELIDDIPAGDPRWTRDNPPGIGSSYSMQVLHQLEDKQKAISLYLKFIKDSGLWKKLSGCTIRNTAMATVHVLGEYVEKISAAIILKSLPNNLLLENAIEKALDNYETEPCNSLTNQDVFYREVSKVYTVIQELANCCEDAAHSDLSPAQIAQNVHDTNEIILTVINEVIQFRNQNINNFLPSEETKTLELEYVPWTAANGEEGLTDALLQQHILTYSYGLKLVTHGQLRHSLLDHFVGLTDVILDGRKSHLESIQNTARENVLYRQYCNDRHKLIKPLLSEKEYEKAMLLAEKYLDFETLVIICEATDNQARLDEYMDRFSNNGFSEYVYNWFLKENKQGKLLDKYRKSGKSKNLQTLTHFLSDHPSLSWMQQIFEHKFPVAANTLFNLANTEKDSLTRQKTMLSLSKLAKLAGPTTSDLDFYVEKVNNRLGLINYQEELPDYVLQQFGYDTMKPSVIPPKDLIALHICKEYSDASEFEFKKALDILNFVDDDETRDELHLNIWRSAILRDSWNFRNLDSPMEVLNTTLFYKIVDLLLDLGVNPQILLPPMSILLEGPELQRLKDNPNFQFLIKTAYEYINRTQILD, encoded by the exons ATGGATAAAAGTTTTCAAAGCTCCATTTCTGTGAAAAGTCCATTTAGTCCCAGATCAAGAACTAGTCTTAGTTCAAAACGTATTTTGCCGGCTTCCTTTAGAAAATCATC ACGATTGAGTATATCAGGAAAGTCCACACAATCGGTACAGGTAGTATTAAAATCTACAAATAATTATGTTGAAAGGTTTGGGCAATCCTTACCTGTTCTTATAACAGAAGCTCTAACATTTGCGGATA GAAACACTATTGTGTCTGCTCGGATATCAGAATGTGGTTATGCATGGGTCGTTTGTGGAAGAAGACTATTGATATGGCAGTATCGTCAGAGTATTTCGGCTCCTGGAACTCCACAAAGAAAACATGGTATTGTAAACCAATGTTTTGAGCTTCAACTACCTCAAAGTGATTTGGCTCATAGAGCTGAATTGGTTTCAGTTTTTATCAATTCTGGATCAAATAATCCTTCGTGTATTGCTGTATCTCCTGAAG GTGTTCTCAGATATTGGCCTGCAATTGCTCATGAAGGAATAACAGTTGAGCAAACTGTAGATCTTCAGGGTCAAGAATGTGATAGCTTAACAAATGCTGAAGGTTTAGGTTGTGTTCTTGCCACAACCACATGTACTGTTGTTTTAGTTCAACCCCAAATTATTAGTGGAAGACATTTGCTGCACTGTAAGCCACTGAAAACTCCAAGCGGCTGGCTAGGAGGAATTAGTAGAAGGATGTCTTCCCTTATTTTTGGACCTATTTCCAGTGAACAATCAAATGAAACG CGCTTGGTTCGTGTATTGAGCATCCCAAACAAGGACAGCACATGGACAGTGTATGTACTTGCGGGTCATTCACTGCAAAAATGGACGCTTTCTAGCAGTGAGAATGAACAACTCATCTTTATGTCTGATTTGAACAGAACTGTGAGAGAAAAATTTAGAATAACTCTAAGGGAAAAGTTTAGAGAAGTACCCTGGGATCAAACTGAGATGGATACGTGGTTAATGGATAGTCAGAACATCGATACTTGGTTGTTGGATATACAAACTGAcaaagacaatattattattcTAGCAGCTGCAGTCAACATGCAGATGTCACCAAGA GTTCATTATGCAATGATCTCATTTTCTACAAACGATGGTACTCCCGAAATTAAAGACTTTGTTCTTTTGATGATGACTGGACTATACAGGGACGATAATCCCTCAGATTCGCTATCTtacagatttttaatatgtgGTACCAGTGCATACTTGTATAATTCAAAAACTATTACCGTTATTCGGCCTCAAGAGGAACCAGATGTATTGGAATTCACTTCTTCCCAAGATGTCTTATTAG gTGGCTCCGTGTGTATCAACACTCCAGTGTTCTTTTCCAGAATCAATGGACTTATTGCAGTTTGTGGCAACGATCAGGATTTAATGAATCCAAGTTTGACGTCGCATAACCTTCTTGAAAGTTCTTTTAATGAAACGGCAGTGGTGAATAATTTATCCGTGTACACTATTGACCCGGAAGAATTACACAGTGCATACAAAGATACTATAGGACAAATGAAAGCAGCGTTTATCTTCCATATTCGCAACCAACAA TCTGCATATCAAGAAATACTTAGTGAACTATTCCCGGTCGATAGCTATACACTGCCAAGCATAAACAGCGCTTTGGACAAAGTAGTAATCAGAATGTGTAAAGAGTTAATAGATGATATACCAGCAGGGGACCCTCGTTGGACGAGAGATAATCCACCTGGAATCGGAAGTTCGTATTCAATGCAGGTGTTGCACCAACTAGaagacaaacaaaaagctatTAGTCTGTATTTGAAGTTTATTAAAGATTCTGGATTATGGAAAAAATTGTCTGGTTGTACTATTAGAAATACAGCAATGGCTACAGTTCATGTTCTGG GAGAATACGTTGAAAAGATCTCCGCTGCCATTATATTAAAAAGTCTACCGAATAACCTTTTACTCGAAAACGCAATCGAGAAGGCTCTCGATAATTACGAAACGGAACCGTGCAACAGTCTTACAAACCAAGACGTGTTTTATAGAGAAGTCAGTAAGGTATACACTGTCATCCAGGAATTGGCAAATTGTTGTGAGGATGCTGCGCATTCGGATTTAAGCCCGGCGCAGATCGCACAAAATGTACACGATACTAACGAAATAATATTG ACGGTCATTAATGAAGTTATACAATTTAGAAACCAAAATATCAACAATTTTCTACCATCCGAAGAAACAAAGACTTTAGAGCTTGAGTATGTTCCTTGGACAGCTGCCAATGGTGAAGAAGGTCTCACGGATGCTTTATTGCAACAG CATATTCTGACCTACAGCTATGGCTTAAAGTTGGTTACACACGGACAGTTGAGGCACTCTCTATTAGACCATTTTGTGGGTTTGACTGATGTAATATTGGACGGAAGAAAAAGTCATTTGGAAAGTATTCAAAACACGGCAAGAGAAAATGTTCTATACAGGCAATACTGTAATGATAGACACAAACTTATCAAACCTTTGT tgaGTGAAAAAGAATATGAAAAAGCCATGCTGTTAGCagaaaaatatttagattttGAAACATTAGTAATAATATGTGAAGCCACAGACAACCAAGCACGATTGGACGAATACATGGACAGATTCAGTAATAATGGTTTTTCAGAATACGTCTACAATTGGTTTCTGAAAGAAAACAAGCAAGGAAAATTATTAGATAAATATAGGAAGAGCGGAAAAAGCAAAAATCTGCAGACACTAACACACTTTTTGTCAGATCATCCTTCGTTATCTTGGATGCAGCAAATATTTGAGCATAAGTTTCCTGTGGCTGCTAATACATTAT TTAATCTAGCTAATACAGAAAAGGACTCACTAACAAGACAAAAAACGATGCTAAGTCTTAGCAAACTTGCAAAATTGGCCGGACCTACAACGAGCGATTTGGACTTCTACGTAGAGAAAGTTAATAATCGTCTAGGACTAATTAATTACCAAGAAGAACTGCCAGATTACGTCCTACAACAATTCGGTTATGATACTATGAAACCAAGTGTGATTCCTCCAAAAGATTTAATAGCTTTACATATTTGTAAAGAGTATTCAGATGCTAGTGAATTCGAGTTCAAAAAAGCTTTGGACATATTGAATTTTGTCGATGATGATGAGACTAGAGATGAGTTGCATTTAAATATATGGAGAAGTGCCATTTTGAGGGATTCTTGGAATTTCAGAAATTTGGACTCTCCTATGGAAGTTTTAAATACAACCCTATTTTACAAGATTGTAGATTTATTGTTGGATTTGG GTGTTAATCCTCAAATCCTACTTCCGCCAATGAGCATACTTTTGGAAGGTCCAGAGTTACAGCGCTTAAAAGACAACCCCAACTTTCAGTTTTTGATAAAAACAGCGTACGAATACATAAATCGCACACAGATTTTAGATTAA